A stretch of Rhizobium sp. TH2 DNA encodes these proteins:
- a CDS encoding O-antigen ligase: MNAASTQRHKLNTHAMWALSLLLITLPLILGGNRPMAWTLYALLLSLLAVYYFAMLLWNGIDPRITVSDLKFPTALLIVFCGYIVLQTLPLASMLPASILYLPEGVLPPETISISPQDTLLGFARWINIALTGYLALQIAANSIRAARFLRILFWIAAAHAIYGLLLRYQFGDTILFTQKWAYIGFATGGFVNRNSFATFLAIGSVIGVIRLYDIFRQRPNDNGQGLFMLLNVREGLLLPLLGWLMILIAIVATSSRMGLFASFAGMAVAVGLFHARRSERTTGPLGTVAALGLLIVGATTIAYLYGTSLMERFQTVDQSTEVRMQLYDQIWGMVMVRPWTGFGGGTFEYAYPLFHQSPVNFDFVWDRAHSSYLALWSEYGLIFGTLPMILVLYFFALLAGTYLKSTKADAFVIAAIGATVAVAIHSSVDFSLEMHGVTLFYVALLAGAVGKSVSIRRGLEAG, encoded by the coding sequence ATGAATGCCGCGAGCACCCAGCGCCACAAGCTCAACACCCACGCCATGTGGGCGCTCTCCCTCCTGCTCATCACACTGCCGCTCATCCTCGGTGGCAATCGTCCAATGGCCTGGACGCTCTATGCATTGCTGCTGTCGTTGCTAGCGGTCTATTATTTCGCGATGCTGCTCTGGAATGGCATCGATCCCAGGATCACCGTCTCCGACCTGAAATTTCCCACGGCGCTTCTCATCGTATTCTGCGGCTATATTGTCCTGCAGACCTTGCCGTTGGCTTCGATGCTGCCCGCGTCGATATTGTATCTTCCGGAGGGCGTACTGCCACCCGAGACGATCAGCATCTCGCCGCAGGATACGCTGCTTGGATTTGCGCGCTGGATCAACATCGCGCTGACCGGTTATCTCGCGCTGCAGATCGCGGCCAATTCCATTCGCGCCGCCCGTTTTCTCAGGATCCTGTTCTGGATCGCCGCGGCGCATGCGATCTATGGCCTGCTGCTGCGCTATCAGTTCGGCGACACCATCCTCTTCACGCAGAAATGGGCCTATATCGGCTTCGCGACGGGCGGTTTCGTCAACCGCAACTCCTTTGCGACCTTCCTGGCCATCGGCTCCGTGATCGGCGTCATCAGGCTCTATGACATCTTCCGCCAACGGCCCAATGACAATGGCCAGGGATTGTTCATGCTGCTGAACGTGCGCGAGGGGCTTCTCTTGCCGCTTCTCGGCTGGCTGATGATTCTCATCGCGATCGTCGCCACCAGTTCGCGCATGGGGCTGTTCGCGTCCTTTGCCGGCATGGCGGTCGCGGTCGGCCTGTTCCATGCAAGGCGATCCGAGCGTACGACCGGCCCGCTCGGCACTGTCGCAGCGCTTGGCCTGCTGATCGTAGGCGCCACCACGATTGCGTATCTCTATGGCACGTCGCTGATGGAGCGGTTCCAGACAGTCGATCAATCGACGGAAGTCCGCATGCAGCTCTACGATCAAATCTGGGGCATGGTCATGGTCCGGCCATGGACGGGCTTCGGCGGCGGCACGTTCGAATATGCCTATCCGCTTTTCCACCAGAGCCCGGTCAATTTCGACTTCGTCTGGGACCGGGCGCATTCATCCTATCTGGCGCTGTGGTCGGAATATGGCCTCATCTTCGGCACGCTGCCGATGATCCTGGTCCTCTACTTCTTCGCGCTTCTGGCAGGCACCTATCTGAAGTCCACCAAGGCGGATGCCTTTGTCATCGCGGCGATCGGTGCGACGGTCGCGGTGGCCATACATTCCTCGGTCGATTTCAGCCTCGAAATGCACGGCGTGACGCTGTTCTACGTGGCGCTTCTCGCTGGCGCCGTCGGCAA
- the ubiE gene encoding bifunctional demethylmenaquinone methyltransferase/2-methoxy-6-polyprenyl-1,4-benzoquinol methylase UbiE codes for MTSARTNAEGGMETSYGFQRVGEGEKQEKVNEVFHKVAKRYDIMNDLMSAGLHRIWKSAMIAALNPRKDAGYHLLDVAGGTGDIAFRAIEASNRLASATVLDINGSMLAVGAERAEKNGLRNNLTFVEANAEELPFETGTFDAYTIAFGIRNVPRIDVALTEAYRVLKRGGRLLVLEFSDVDLPLLDRVYDAWSFNAIPRIGKVVTGEAEPYQYLVESIRKFPNQRNFAEMIRRAGFSRVTFTNYTGGIAALHSGWKI; via the coding sequence ATGACGAGCGCGCGCACGAATGCCGAGGGAGGCATGGAAACGTCCTATGGTTTCCAGCGCGTCGGCGAGGGCGAGAAGCAGGAAAAGGTCAACGAGGTCTTCCACAAGGTCGCCAAGCGCTATGACATCATGAACGACCTGATGTCGGCGGGGCTGCACCGGATCTGGAAGAGCGCGATGATCGCCGCCCTCAATCCGCGCAAGGATGCCGGCTATCATCTGCTCGACGTGGCGGGCGGCACCGGCGATATCGCCTTCCGGGCGATCGAAGCCTCCAACCGCCTGGCCAGCGCCACCGTGCTCGACATCAATGGTTCGATGCTGGCGGTGGGCGCCGAGCGTGCCGAAAAGAACGGTCTGCGGAATAATCTGACCTTCGTCGAGGCCAATGCCGAGGAACTTCCGTTCGAGACGGGCACATTCGACGCCTATACGATCGCCTTCGGCATCCGCAATGTGCCGCGCATCGATGTTGCCCTCACCGAAGCCTACCGTGTGCTGAAGCGCGGCGGCCGTTTGCTGGTGCTGGAATTCTCGGATGTCGATCTGCCGCTGCTCGACCGCGTCTATGATGCATGGTCCTTCAATGCGATCCCAAGGATCGGCAAGGTCGTGACCGGCGAAGCAGAACCGTATCAGTATTTGGTGGAATCGATCCGCAAGTTCCCGAACCAGCGGAATTTCGCCGAGATGATCCGGCGCGCTGGTTTCTCCCGCGTGACCTTCACCAATTATACCGGCGGCATCGCCGCGCTGCACTCGGGTTGGAAAATCTGA
- the ubiB gene encoding 2-polyprenylphenol 6-hydroxylase, translating into MSTIGAYFRLMKLGWVLAREGVVSALPSENLPPIARFGQSLAGLVARRRAKSAAQSDNLARAVERLGPSYVKIGQFLATRPDVVGNAFAADLAQLQDRMQTFPRAQAVAQIEVSLGRPIGQLYAHFGEPIAAASIAQVHPADIVKDGVTTRVAVKVIRPGVRERFAKDLETNYVVARFQERFYPPARRLRPVEVTRTLEQTTKVEMDLRLEAAALSELAQNSKDDPGFRVPHVDWERTGRDVVTMEWIDGIKMSDVAGLRAAGFDLDKLAETLMQSFLRHTLRDGFFHADMHQGNLFVDPDGIIVAVDMGIVGRLGKKERRFLAEILFGFITGDYRRVADVHFEAGYVPSHHDHASFAQAIRAIGEPIHGQPADTISMAKLLTLLFEVTELFDMETRPELIMLQKTMVVVEGVARSLNPRFNMWKASEPVVGKWIRDNLGPKRLAVDLRDGLKAALRLAEAAPLIAEKAEKLAQNITDMSENGLRFDAATAEAIGKSEARHSRSGRIALWIIAAALVYIAWKLSHF; encoded by the coding sequence TTGAGTACGATTGGAGCCTATTTTCGCCTGATGAAGCTTGGCTGGGTGCTGGCGCGCGAAGGCGTCGTGTCCGCGCTGCCTTCCGAAAACCTGCCGCCCATTGCCCGGTTCGGCCAGTCGCTCGCGGGCCTCGTCGCCCGCCGCCGTGCGAAGTCTGCCGCACAGTCCGACAATCTGGCGCGCGCGGTCGAACGGCTCGGGCCGTCCTATGTCAAGATCGGCCAGTTCCTGGCAACGCGCCCCGATGTGGTCGGCAATGCGTTTGCCGCCGATCTCGCGCAGCTGCAGGACCGGATGCAAACCTTTCCCCGGGCACAGGCCGTCGCCCAGATCGAGGTCTCGCTCGGCAGGCCGATCGGCCAGCTCTACGCCCATTTCGGCGAGCCTATCGCCGCGGCCTCGATCGCCCAGGTGCATCCCGCCGATATCGTCAAGGACGGTGTGACCACAAGGGTTGCGGTGAAGGTGATCCGGCCGGGCGTGCGGGAACGCTTCGCCAAAGACCTCGAAACCAATTACGTAGTGGCTCGTTTCCAGGAGCGGTTCTATCCGCCGGCGCGGCGTCTCAGGCCGGTGGAGGTCACCAGGACGCTCGAACAGACCACCAAGGTGGAGATGGACCTGAGGCTCGAGGCGGCGGCGCTTTCCGAGCTCGCACAGAACTCCAAGGACGATCCCGGCTTCCGCGTGCCGCACGTCGATTGGGAGCGCACCGGCCGCGACGTCGTCACCATGGAATGGATCGACGGCATCAAGATGTCGGATGTGGCGGGTCTTCGCGCCGCGGGCTTCGATCTCGACAAGCTTGCCGAAACGCTGATGCAATCCTTCCTCAGGCATACGCTGCGCGACGGCTTCTTCCATGCCGACATGCACCAGGGCAACCTGTTCGTCGATCCCGACGGCATCATCGTCGCGGTCGACATGGGCATTGTCGGTCGGCTCGGCAAAAAGGAACGCCGCTTTCTCGCCGAGATTCTCTTTGGCTTCATCACCGGCGATTACCGCCGGGTCGCCGATGTTCATTTCGAGGCCGGCTATGTGCCGAGCCATCACGATCATGCCTCGTTCGCCCAGGCCATCCGCGCGATCGGCGAGCCGATCCACGGACAGCCGGCCGACACGATTTCGATGGCGAAGCTGCTCACGCTGCTCTTTGAAGTCACCGAGCTTTTCGACATGGAGACGCGGCCCGAACTGATCATGCTGCAAAAGACCATGGTCGTGGTCGAGGGCGTCGCGCGATCGCTCAATCCGCGCTTCAACATGTGGAAGGCGTCCGAGCCGGTGGTCGGCAAATGGATCCGGGACAATCTCGGACCCAAGCGCCTTGCCGTGGACCTCAGGGATGGGCTGAAGGCAGCGCTCAGGCTGGCGGAAGCAGCACCTCTGATCGCCGAGAAGGCCGAGAAGCTGGCGCAGAATATCACCGATATGAGCGAGAATGGGTTGCGGTTCGACGCGGCGACGGCTGAGGCGATCGGCAAATCAGAGGCGCGGCATTCCAGATCTGGACGCATTGCCCTCTGGATCATTGCCGCAGCCTTGGTTTATATCGCCTGGAAACTGTCACACTTCTGA
- a CDS encoding DoxX family protein, with product MSSIAMLIGRILLSVIFIQAAISKLMDISGTIAYFQGLGLLLPSVTIWLVILVELVGGLMILTGLYTRIAATILALFCIATAFIGHSDWSNIADFQAFMKDIAIAGGLFYVAAAGAGIISLDTRRGV from the coding sequence ATGTCCAGCATCGCCATGCTTATCGGCCGCATCCTGCTGTCGGTGATCTTCATCCAGGCTGCGATTTCCAAGCTCATGGATATCTCCGGCACGATCGCCTATTTCCAGGGGCTCGGCCTGCTGCTGCCATCGGTGACGATCTGGCTGGTCATTCTTGTGGAACTCGTGGGCGGGCTGATGATCCTGACGGGCCTTTACACCCGTATCGCCGCGACCATCCTCGCGCTCTTCTGCATCGCGACTGCTTTCATCGGACACTCGGACTGGTCCAATATCGCCGATTTCCAGGCATTCATGAAGGACATCGCAATCGCAGGCGGCTTGTTCTATGTCGCAGCCGCCGGTGCCGGCATCATCTCGCTCGATACGCGGCGCGGGGTCTAG
- the pcaQ gene encoding pca operon transcription factor PcaQ, with the protein MMDSRIKFRHLQTFIEVARQKSVGKAADVLSVTQPAVTRTIRELEDYLGVDLFEKEGRGIRISHFGEVFLKHAGESIAAVQRGVDSIVQAKHSLGPPLRIGALPTASVSLMPEAVAEFLKAGTGSLATIVTGENRWLLDALRVGDLDLVVGRLSAPERMTGLHFEPLYTEEVIFAVRSSHPLLSRRNFSLGEIANYTVLMPTQGSVIRPFVDRFLVTNGIAELTNVVETVSDSFGRAYVQRYDAIWLISGGVVASEIEAGRMARLEVDMSETRGAVGLTTRANEAPNLSLSIMMNTIRDRVKQSGRGI; encoded by the coding sequence ATCATGGATAGCAGAATCAAGTTCCGCCATCTTCAGACATTCATCGAAGTGGCCCGCCAGAAGAGTGTGGGCAAGGCCGCTGATGTGCTCTCCGTCACCCAACCGGCCGTGACCCGAACCATCCGCGAACTCGAGGACTATCTTGGCGTCGATCTCTTCGAAAAGGAAGGGCGTGGCATCAGGATCAGTCATTTCGGCGAAGTGTTTCTCAAGCATGCGGGCGAAAGCATCGCCGCTGTGCAGCGCGGCGTGGATTCGATCGTGCAGGCAAAGCATTCGCTAGGCCCGCCGTTGCGGATCGGCGCGCTGCCGACCGCGTCTGTCAGCCTCATGCCGGAAGCGGTGGCGGAATTCCTGAAAGCTGGCACCGGAAGCCTCGCCACGATCGTCACCGGCGAGAACCGCTGGCTGCTTGATGCACTGAGGGTCGGCGATCTCGATCTCGTGGTCGGGCGCCTGTCCGCGCCGGAGCGCATGACCGGCCTGCATTTCGAGCCGCTTTATACGGAAGAGGTGATTTTTGCAGTCCGCAGCAGTCATCCGCTGCTCTCCCGAAGAAATTTCTCGCTCGGCGAGATCGCAAACTACACCGTGCTGATGCCAACGCAGGGTTCGGTGATCAGGCCCTTTGTCGATCGCTTCCTGGTGACCAACGGCATCGCCGAACTCACCAATGTCGTCGAGACGGTATCCGACAGTTTCGGCCGGGCCTATGTCCAGCGCTATGACGCGATCTGGCTGATCTCGGGCGGTGTCGTCGCTTCGGAGATCGAGGCGGGGCGGATGGCGAGGCTGGAGGTCGATATGTCGGAAACCCGCGGCGCCGTGGGCCTGACCACGCGCGCCAATGAAGCACCCAACCTGTCGCTATCGATCATGATGAACACGATCCGCGATCGCGTGAAGCAATCCGGACGAGGAATTTAG
- the pcaD gene encoding 3-oxoadipate enol-lactonase — translation MAFANINGTVLHHEYLTEDENAPVLILINSLGTDFRIWLPLLDELNSEWSILLYDKRGHGLSEVGKLPYSIEDHADDLIGLCRHLGIRKATIYGLSVGGLIAQSVYLKKPELVKKIILSNTSHKIGTAEMWAGRIADVEEHGIESLADSVMERWFTKDFHQRRRTDLTGYRNMLVRQDRAGYAATCGAIRDADFTASVSQIKVPVLCIVGDQDGSTPPDVVRATAGMIPNARFEIIEGCGHIPCVEQPAALADILDDFINA, via the coding sequence ATGGCATTCGCCAATATCAACGGCACGGTACTGCACCACGAATATCTGACCGAGGACGAGAACGCGCCGGTCCTCATCCTGATCAATTCGCTCGGCACCGATTTCCGCATCTGGCTGCCCCTGCTTGATGAACTCAACTCGGAATGGTCGATCCTTCTCTACGACAAGCGCGGCCATGGCTTGTCCGAAGTCGGCAAGCTTCCCTATTCGATCGAAGACCATGCCGACGACCTGATCGGGCTGTGCCGCCATCTCGGCATCAGGAAAGCGACCATCTATGGCCTTTCGGTCGGTGGGCTGATCGCGCAGAGCGTCTATCTCAAGAAGCCGGAACTGGTGAAGAAGATCATCCTCTCCAACACATCCCATAAGATCGGAACGGCGGAGATGTGGGCGGGCCGTATCGCTGATGTCGAGGAACATGGCATCGAATCACTCGCCGACAGCGTGATGGAACGCTGGTTCACCAAGGACTTTCATCAGCGCCGCAGAACCGACCTCACCGGCTATCGCAACATGCTGGTCCGGCAGGATCGCGCCGGCTATGCCGCGACCTGCGGCGCGATCCGCGACGCCGATTTCACCGCTTCGGTATCACAGATCAAGGTGCCGGTGCTCTGCATCGTCGGCGACCAGGACGGCTCGACGCCGCCCGACGTGGTGCGCGCGACGGCAGGCATGATCCCCAATGCCCGCTTCGAGATTATCGAGGGCTGCGGCCATATTCCCTGCGTCGAGCAACCTGCGGCACTTGCCGACATACTTGATGATTTCATCAACGCTTGA
- the pcaC gene encoding 4-carboxymuconolactone decarboxylase, with product MPTHTASDRYIQGMATRRAVLGDRHVDKAEQTKTAFDEPFQELITEAAWGHVWSRPDFTLRERSIVTIALLAALGQDEEVAMHVRATANTGATPDDLREAMLHVAIYAGVPAANHAIKIIKTTLADMKEEPT from the coding sequence ATGCCGACCCACACCGCATCCGATCGCTATATCCAGGGCATGGCAACCCGCCGGGCGGTGTTGGGCGATCGTCATGTCGACAAGGCCGAGCAAACCAAGACTGCCTTTGACGAGCCATTCCAGGAGTTGATCACCGAAGCTGCCTGGGGCCATGTCTGGTCGCGGCCGGATTTTACCTTGCGCGAGCGCTCGATCGTGACGATTGCGCTTCTTGCCGCACTCGGCCAGGACGAGGAAGTGGCGATGCATGTGCGGGCCACGGCGAATACCGGCGCGACGCCGGATGATCTTCGTGAAGCCATGCTGCATGTGGCAATCTATGCCGGTGTGCCGGCCGCCAACCACGCGATCAAGATCATCAAGACGACGCTGGCAGACATGAAGGAGGAACCGACTTGA
- the pcaH gene encoding protocatechuate 3,4-dioxygenase subunit beta codes for MKNTPPETGTFFARDREWHPPAFTPIYKTSVARSPQRALLSFDSTKTEITGPAFGHNLLGALDNDLILNYARPGEMAIGQRILVHGRVMDERGRGVGGTLVEFWQANAGGRYRHKKELYTAPLDPNFGGVGRTITDGEGYYWLKTIKPGPYPWPNGPNDWRPAHIHFSVFGHGFAQRLITQMYFEGDPLIWRCPIVRTIPDKAAVEQLIAPLDMNATIPMDMRAYKFDIVLRGRRSTLFENKLEGN; via the coding sequence TTGAAGAACACACCGCCCGAAACCGGCACCTTCTTCGCTCGCGACCGCGAGTGGCATCCGCCGGCCTTCACGCCGATCTACAAGACATCCGTGGCGCGATCGCCGCAACGGGCGCTGCTCTCTTTTGACAGCACCAAAACCGAGATCACCGGTCCGGCCTTCGGCCACAACTTGCTCGGCGCGCTCGATAACGACCTGATCCTGAATTACGCCCGGCCGGGCGAGATGGCGATCGGCCAGCGCATCCTCGTCCATGGACGGGTAATGGACGAGCGCGGTCGTGGCGTCGGCGGCACGCTGGTCGAATTCTGGCAGGCCAATGCCGGCGGACGCTATCGCCACAAGAAGGAACTCTATACCGCGCCGCTGGACCCCAATTTCGGCGGTGTCGGCCGGACGATCACCGATGGCGAGGGCTATTACTGGCTGAAAACCATCAAGCCCGGTCCCTATCCCTGGCCGAACGGCCCCAACGACTGGCGGCCGGCCCATATCCATTTCTCGGTTTTCGGCCATGGCTTTGCCCAGCGGCTGATCACGCAGATGTATTTCGAGGGCGATCCGCTGATCTGGCGCTGTCCGATCGTCCGCACGATTCCCGACAAGGCGGCGGTCGAGCAGCTGATCGCGCCGCTCGACATGAACGCGACGATCCCGATGGATATGCGCGCCTACAAATTCGACATCGTGCTGCGCGGCCGTCGCTCGACGCTGTTCGAGAACAAGCTGGAGGGCAACTGA
- the pcaG gene encoding protocatechuate 3,4-dioxygenase subunit alpha, whose product MVQSLNYLKETPSQTAGPYVHIGCTPNFAEITGVFPTDLGCGSLVNEKTRGERITIRGRVIDGTGTPLRDAMVEIWQADSEGLYNSPAETRGQADPDFIGWGRCPSDMTTGEFVFHTIKPGRAPFRENDPRPMAPHVLFWIVARGINIGLQTRMYFSDEEAANTEDPMLMRIEHRVRVPTLIGRREGDVVTFDIHLQGDKETIFFDM is encoded by the coding sequence ATGGTTCAGAGTCTGAATTATCTCAAGGAAACACCCTCCCAGACCGCCGGCCCCTATGTCCATATCGGCTGCACGCCGAACTTCGCGGAAATCACGGGCGTTTTTCCAACCGATCTCGGCTGCGGCTCGCTGGTCAACGAAAAGACGCGCGGCGAACGCATCACCATCCGTGGCCGGGTCATCGACGGCACCGGGACACCCTTGCGCGATGCGATGGTGGAGATCTGGCAGGCGGACAGCGAAGGGCTCTATAACAGCCCGGCGGAAACGCGCGGACAAGCCGATCCCGACTTCATCGGCTGGGGACGCTGCCCGTCCGACATGACGACGGGCGAATTCGTTTTCCACACGATCAAGCCCGGCCGGGCGCCATTCCGTGAGAACGATCCGCGCCCGATGGCGCCGCATGTATTGTTCTGGATCGTCGCGCGCGGCATCAATATCGGCCTGCAGACGCGGATGTACTTCTCCGACGAGGAGGCCGCCAATACCGAGGACCCGATGCTCATGCGCATCGAGCACCGCGTGCGCGTCCCCACCCTGATCGGCCGGCGCGAGGGTGACGTCGTAACCTTCGACATCCATTTGCAGGGTGACAAGGAAACCATCTTCTTCGATATGTGA
- the pcaF gene encoding 3-oxoadipyl-CoA thiolase, whose translation MSDAFICAYIRTPIGRFGGALSTVRADDLAAIPLKALMAGNSSVDFEAVDEVIFGCANQAGEDNRNVARMSLLLAGLPVNVPGTTMNRLCGSGMDAVITAARAIKAGEAELIIAGGVESMSRAPFVMPKADTAFSRNAEIYDTTIGWRFINPLMKKQYGVDSMPETGENVADEYKVSREDQDAFALRSQAKAAAAQANGRLAREITPVTIPSRKGEPVVVEKDEHPRATNMEALGKLRPIVRADGTVTAGNASGVNDGAAALIVASEAAAKKHGLTPIARILGGATAGVPPRIMGIGPAPATQKLLARLGLKQEQLDVFELNEAFASQGLATLRLLGIADDDTRVNRNGGAIALGHPLGMSGARIAGTAALELTETGGRYAVATMCIGVGQGIAVALERV comes from the coding sequence ATGTCCGACGCTTTTATCTGTGCCTACATCCGCACACCCATCGGCCGCTTCGGCGGCGCCTTGTCCACCGTTCGGGCCGATGACCTGGCTGCGATTCCGCTCAAGGCTCTCATGGCCGGCAATTCCTCGGTGGATTTCGAGGCCGTGGATGAAGTGATCTTCGGCTGCGCCAATCAGGCCGGCGAAGACAATCGCAATGTCGCGCGTATGTCGCTGCTGCTGGCTGGCCTGCCGGTCAATGTACCGGGCACGACGATGAACCGCCTTTGCGGATCCGGCATGGATGCCGTGATCACCGCAGCCCGTGCGATCAAGGCGGGCGAGGCGGAACTGATCATCGCCGGCGGCGTCGAGAGCATGAGCCGCGCGCCCTTCGTCATGCCCAAGGCCGATACGGCCTTCTCGCGCAATGCCGAGATCTACGACACGACCATCGGCTGGCGCTTCATCAACCCTTTGATGAAGAAGCAATACGGCGTCGATTCCATGCCCGAGACCGGCGAGAACGTCGCCGATGAATACAAGGTGAGCCGCGAGGACCAGGATGCTTTCGCCCTCCGCTCGCAAGCGAAAGCGGCTGCCGCGCAGGCCAATGGCAGGCTGGCCAGGGAAATCACGCCGGTCACCATTCCAAGCCGCAAGGGCGAGCCGGTCGTCGTGGAGAAGGACGAGCATCCGCGTGCCACCAACATGGAAGCGCTCGGCAAGCTGAGGCCGATCGTCCGCGCTGACGGCACCGTCACCGCAGGCAACGCCTCGGGCGTCAACGATGGTGCGGCGGCGCTGATCGTCGCTTCGGAAGCCGCTGCGAAAAAGCATGGCCTGACCCCGATCGCCCGGATCCTCGGCGGTGCAACCGCCGGCGTACCACCGCGCATCATGGGTATCGGCCCGGCACCCGCCACCCAGAAACTGCTCGCCCGGTTGGGCCTGAAGCAGGAGCAACTCGATGTCTTCGAACTCAACGAAGCCTTCGCCAGCCAGGGCCTCGCGACACTCAGGCTTCTCGGCATTGCCGACGACGACACGCGGGTCAACCGCAACGGCGGCGCCATCGCGCTCGGGCATCCGCTCGGCATGTCGGGCGCGCGTATTGCGGGCACGGCCGCATTGGAACTCACTGAGACGGGCGGACGTTACGCGGTAGCGACCATGTGCATCGGCGTTGGCCAGGGCATTGCGGTTGCGCTCGAACGCGTGTGA
- a CDS encoding 3-carboxy-cis,cis-muconate cycloisomerase, with amino-acid sequence MTGFLDLLLKDEALEALIGTEADITAMISVELALAKATCACSLIGEDTAKAIATAGHGFKPDLAKLNGATLKDGVVVPELVRQLQASVGAPHDVSVHFGATSQDIIDTALAVELIAVFELFDGRLQALLKSLDHLAATAGDNPLMGRTRMQAAIPIKVSDRLAVWRGLVERVHVALGEVRSHNLIVSLAGPAGTSEKFGGRIGDVRHAMAALLHLGVPDYVPHAARDRIAALGNWLSQVTGALGKIGQDIALMAQNEIAEIALSGTGGSSAMAHKQNPVRAEVLVALARYNAVQVSGLHQSLVHEQERSGAAWTLEWMILPGMLNATGTALIHAEALLGSVRRMGSAG; translated from the coding sequence ATGACTGGATTTCTCGATTTGCTGCTCAAGGACGAGGCGCTCGAAGCGCTGATCGGGACAGAGGCCGATATCACGGCGATGATCAGCGTCGAACTGGCGCTCGCCAAGGCGACCTGTGCATGCAGCCTGATCGGCGAAGACACGGCCAAAGCGATCGCGACCGCCGGCCATGGCTTCAAGCCCGACCTTGCAAAGCTCAACGGAGCGACGCTGAAGGACGGTGTCGTTGTACCTGAACTTGTCAGGCAGTTGCAGGCCTCTGTCGGCGCGCCGCATGATGTATCGGTTCATTTCGGCGCGACCAGCCAGGACATCATCGACACCGCGCTGGCCGTGGAGCTCATCGCCGTCTTCGAACTCTTCGATGGCAGGCTCCAGGCTTTGCTGAAATCGCTCGATCATCTCGCGGCGACCGCTGGCGACAATCCGCTGATGGGCCGAACGCGCATGCAGGCGGCGATTCCGATCAAGGTCTCTGACCGCCTCGCCGTATGGCGCGGGCTGGTCGAGCGGGTGCATGTCGCACTCGGCGAGGTCCGCTCGCACAATCTCATCGTCTCGCTTGCCGGCCCCGCCGGAACATCCGAGAAATTTGGCGGCCGGATAGGTGACGTCCGTCATGCCATGGCGGCACTGCTCCATCTCGGCGTGCCGGATTACGTGCCGCATGCGGCGCGCGACCGGATCGCCGCTCTCGGCAACTGGTTGAGCCAGGTCACCGGCGCCCTCGGCAAGATCGGCCAGGACATCGCGCTGATGGCGCAGAACGAAATCGCCGAGATTGCACTCTCCGGCACCGGCGGCTCGTCCGCCATGGCCCACAAGCAGAACCCGGTGCGGGCCGAGGTGCTGGTCGCGCTCGCCCGCTACAATGCCGTCCAGGTCTCCGGCCTGCATCAGTCGCTGGTGCACGAGCAGGAGCGTTCAGGCGCCGCCTGGACGCTCGAATGGATGATCCTGCCGGGGATGCTGAACGCAACGGGTACGGCGCTGATCCATGCAGAGGCATTGCTGGGATCAGTGAGACGGATGGGTTCGGCTGGCTGA
- a CDS encoding helix-turn-helix transcriptional regulator, which yields MPATRKTSYARYTLAAAKLLGELIQLERKSRRMTAQELAERLGVARGTVLRLELGDPKVELGIAFEACTILGIHLFEQQDLGGLVSRADDVGKQLALLPKYARPTKQAVVDDDF from the coding sequence ATGCCGGCAACAAGAAAGACCAGCTACGCCCGCTATACGCTTGCAGCGGCGAAGTTGCTCGGAGAGTTGATCCAGCTCGAGCGCAAATCCCGGCGCATGACGGCGCAGGAACTGGCCGAGCGGCTCGGCGTCGCGCGCGGCACCGTGCTGCGGCTGGAGCTTGGCGATCCCAAGGTCGAGCTCGGCATCGCCTTCGAGGCCTGCACGATCCTCGGCATCCACTTGTTCGAACAGCAGGATCTCGGCGGGCTCGTATCGCGCGCCGATGATGTCGGCAAGCAACTCGCACTTCTGCCGAAATACGCAAGGCCAACAAAGCAGGCGGTCGTCGACGATGACTTCTAG